GTACGAAAAATTGGTAACAGTCTTGGCAATATAATTCCTGCGGCTTTCATTAAGCAGTTAGGGCTTGTCGAGGGTTCTGATATAGAAGTTAAAGCCGATGGTAAAAAGATCACTATCGAACCAATCAAGCGACCGAAGAAACGCTTTCCGTTCAGCGAAAAAGAACTTCTGAACGGCTTAGATGCTCATACGGCACATGCTGATGAATTAGCAGTTGTTTCTGGTAAGGAGCTAGGCGAGTAATGGCTCAGTACATCCCTAAACGTAATGACATTATCTGGTTAGATTTTGAGCCAGTGAAAGGCAAAGAAATTGGCAAGTACCGTCCAGCACTTGTCCTTTCAAGTAAAGAATACAATCAGCAAACGGGGCTACTTATCTGCTGCCCGATTAGTACCAGTATTCGAGGTCAGGCTACGGAAGTTCCAGTAAACAACCTAGATAAGCCGAGTGTAGTGGCGGCTAGTTTGATTCAAACCTTATCTTGGAAAGATCGAAAAGCGAAGAAAATTGTCACTGCTGAAAATGGTGTGATGGAGGATGTTTTGCTTCGAATTATCCCGTTAATTGGGGCTGAGGCTTTATTTGAAGAATAGCGAGGTAAAACATGTCTAAGTATTTGGATGTAGATAAAGCTAAAACAGTTAGGAAAATTATCCTCTGGGGTAAAGTTGATACTCAAGCGGTGATCACTGGTAAGCAAGCGGCTGAGCGCTTTAGTAGTTGGAATAAAATTGGTTACACACCCTACGAAGTAGCAAAGGTTGCAAATGGTGATTTGGAGATTACAGATAGTGTTTTTGAAGCTCTGATCAAAGATGCGAATGCTTACGCACAGTTAGAGACTAAAGGAGACACAGTTTGAACGAATTAATGACAATGGTGGCTACCCAAGTCGGTTGCTGATCAATATTCGTTTAAACTATCTCTCACTACTATCGGCTATCAGGAGGTCAAACGTGACTCGTCATCAAAAATCACATGCCTCTCTGCTAGTGCCTCAAAGGCATAAAGATTTCACATTTGTCACGAACGTGTCGTCATCTTCGGCGAAATGAATTCTAAAAACAGCCGAGGAATATCGGATCCAGAGCTATTGGTTACACTTTTTACTGTCAATGTGGTACTGGTGAACGTTTACTATTCGTACCTTACTCGTTCACGGTGCACGAGCTGTCATTACCACAATTGGTGATAAACAAGATAGGTTGAGTCAGTGGTGTCGCCAAATAAAGGAAAGACGAGGACTAAACCGAGCGATTGTGGCACTTGCAGCGAAGAATGCTCGCATCATCTGGTCTTTACTCCACAATCAAACCGAATATGAGAACTACGCTGCTTAGCCTCTAAAAGCACTAAGCAGCGTTATTAAGAGTTAAACCCACCGGGTCATTGCAGACGCTAATGATGGAGATAGGTTAAGACCACTTGCGGAGAGCCTGTTAATGCGGCGGACACACTAGATGTCATCTAACGAATAAGGCACCGCAGTCGCGTAAAGTCATCAGGGTCACGATATATGCGAATCATCGATAAGTAGACCGAATGTAGAGCGGCAGTCCAAAACCCATCACTTGAAGTTTAGCGGATGTTTGACAACCGGGGGAATCCATGTAGCCGCGTTAAGGGGTGAGTGCCGCATAAACCAAAATCACCGCATACCCAAAATGCTACGCGGCACGAATCCCTCTTAAATTGTTATATTTTTTTACCTGAAAACAATGCAACACATCCTATAACATCCACCTTTACATCAGTAAAGTGCTCGTTTAATGATGATATCAATGAGTCTAAGTCATCATTGCTATTGCAAAAGATCCCTTTTTTATTGTAAACACTCATCAATTTTTTAGCAAAAAAATTTAGTTTTATACCCTTTCCTAAAATTGTGCTACCGAATAATAGTCCACTATCATTCAGATGATTCTTTAAATTCTTAAACATTATACTCTTGTCAGATATATTTCCAGGCAAACAATGAAGTAAATAATTAATACTAATTGAGTCAAATTTATCAATGTTTACTTCAATGGGCTCAAGTACATCTCCACAGTAAACTTCTGGTTGAAGATGATTAATTGCTTTTGAAGTCGCATCCAGACTATTTTGATTCAAATCTAATAATGCAATGCGTCTTGTTGATTGAGGGAGAAAATTCTTAAGGTAATAGCCGGAACCAACACCAACATCTAAATGATTAGATGAAACAAACATTGAAAACTGCTCACTAATAAATCTGGTTGGACATTTCCAAAAATAGCTGTTTGATACTCCTAAAACCCAAATATCATATATTGAAAGCACTTTCTTCGAGTAAACAGCCTGCCCGGAAAATGTAGATTTTTTGTTCATTTCCATTTCATACAGTTATAAAACATCAATATTAAATTTACACTAAAAAATATAGCTCACATATCTTACCAGAGAAGAAGGGCGCGAATGAGCTTTGTAACAATCATGTAAACAGAAGCTCGGTTCTGTATTTATAGTCCCATGCCGCCTTATTCATTTTCCTTGGCACGGACTCTTTACCTTCTGATTTCCTAAATAAGTTCTGCACAAAGCGGCGACAACAAGCCATATTCAACACCGAGTCACCAGCATGCATTTGCTGTTCGTCTTCTTTATAAATGACATCCAACGCCCAATGTTGTTGGTTCTCTATTTGCCAATGTTTTCTCGAAGCTTGCGCGGCTAACTCTAAGCTGATGTGATCTGTACATACATAGTATGACGTCTCATAGCTTCCTTTATCACCGACAGTTCGATCTCTGACTACGGCAACGATGCTCTTCACCATCGACCATTTTTCCCTAAGAGCCGCGCTAAAGTTGGCTGGCAGCGTATAGACTTCACGAACTTCCGTGCGACCATGTCCTTTGTTGTGCGTAGCGTAAAACGCTTGCTTTTCTTGTGGCAATGCCCAATAAGCCTGGAACTGTGCATCGATGTCATTCAGCAGTGCTGACTGGTTTTTTTTGACCTGAACTAACATATTGCCGCCCTTATCAACGACTTTTTGGAGCGTTTCCACCTGACAATGAAGGGCATCAGCCGTCAGCAAACAATCCGTGATATTTAACGCATCGAGCAGGCTTCTGATAGCATCGATCTCCTTACCTTTTCCTTCACAGGGTCCCTTTTCCTTCACAGGGTCCCTTTTCCTTCACAGGGTCGATGAGTAAGAACCAATCCTTGGTCAACCTCAAACGCGGATACCATATAAAGCGGGTTATCCAGCTTACTCGCCTTTGCTCCTTTGAGGACTTTGCCATCCACACTGATGATAGGTAACTCACTGTTTATACGGTGCTCATTCACCCAACCGACCATGGCATCTAGAAGCGTTTCAGGCACAATCGCTCGCATGATGGCCGCAATATTATGACGAGTAGGTATACCATTTTTATAGGGTAAATGCTGGCGTAGCCAATCCAGATTACCCTCTCCAAAGTCTTTGATATCAGTCCATTTATTCTGGCCACAAAGCATGGAAGAGATGACAAGGAAAGCGACTTCAATAACGGGGTAGGCTTGATTGATGTGCGAGCGGGTGTCACATACTTTGTCTAAGTGTTTGATGATGATCATTTCATGTAACCAGTAGTTAAGAATGAAAGATCTAATCGATATAATACCAGGAAGTTCAATCGGATATAAAAAGTCTCACAATTTCAGTAACTGAAGTTCGATCCCGCCCTTACTATTGGCTAAAGCGTCCAACGGTGATTAATTCAGAACAGTCAAACTTCGCTGCTTGATCTGTGAAGCTCACGTTATAGTGATTAATCTGTAACATTTAAAATTAGTATGCCTTTTAAAGCTTGTAAAGTATACTAAAAGTGCAAGGTTGAGCATTGAGCATGTAGTTAGTATTGCAATTAGATAATTGAGGGGATAAAGAAGAGCCATAGCCACTACCCTCACGCTAATTATGTCTTTAAGAAGTAGAGATATGAAATTCAAATCACCATTTTTAGTTTTGCTTGTTTTAGTCGGTTGCGGAGGAAACGATGATAATAATATCACACCATCACAACCCAACCCTCCCTCTCCGAACCAAGGTATATCGATTACCGATATCAGGCTTAAATCTGATCTTTATTCATCTCACCGAGAAAATGAGTATACAAGTCAAGATAGTTTGTTAGCACTAGCCTCAACAGATGGTGTGCTTGATGGGAGTCAAATATTTACTTGCTCGTGGAAAATTGGCGAGAAGAAAGTATCTGATAGTTGTAACTATACACTTTCAAAAGGAGAACATATTTTACCGATAGAGGTTTCTATCAATCTCCAATATCATGACCAACCTTCTTCAACATTTACAAAGACTTTCCATAAAGCTTTTCCTATTGATCAAGTTTCAAATGACTACAGTAAAGTAACTTTGTATAGCGATGGGACTATTCTCGAATGGGATCACATCTTAGATGGTTCAATGGCATACCAGGCTGTCGGACGATTTCAAAAGCTATCCGCTGTTGAAAATTCTGGGTTTAAAAAAATCTTTGCGACTCAATTCGCATTTGGTGGACTCAAGAGTAATGGAAACTTCTATATATGGGGACCTATAAACCACAGTAATGACCACCTCTCCTTTATTAACTCCGAAGGAATTAAAGATATAAGGCTTTTAGACCATTACTTCGCTGTGTTGACAGAAGCGGGAAATGTCTTTTTGGTTGGTAAAGATGATAAGGTTGAGAAATTACTGGTCAGCAGTGTAAACAGCATTTTTAGTAGCAACGAGAGTTTAGCTACTGAATCTGATCAGGGAGAAACATGTATCTTCAACATAAAAAATGGCAGTAAGTCATGTTCAACCCTACTTGGTAGTGTTGTTAAGTTTTCCGAATTGAAAGACTCCTACCTTGGCAATTATGCAATCTTAACTGACCAAAGCAATCTCTATCGCTGGGGTTTTCTTTCTAACTCACCAGCGGAGCAAGTCAGTGACGATGTTCTATCTCTAATAAATAATGATCATGCCTTTGCTTATATAACGCAAGACAATAGTGTTGGTGTATGGGGAAATAGCGCACACGGCGGAAGCTTCTCTTACGACTATTATACCTTCGAGCAACAATATGTTGCTACGACTAAAACTTGTCGATTAGAAGAAGATTATTACGACGTTGATCCTGTTTGTGGGTGGCGCAAAAAGCAAGTCACGATTCCTGCACATTATGAACCTGTAAAAAAGTCGACCAGTTATAACTTAGAGGTCCCTTTAACCAACGTTAAGTCAATTAATGCCGCATCTAATTCATTTGCAGCAACTACATTTGATGACAAAGTGGTGACTTGGGGCAGTATCTTTACAGGCGGCAACATCTACTCTGAGTCAGTAAAACACGATCACAAGTTAACCGATGTCGTAAACGTAGCTTCAAATGGTTATGGTTATTCTGCAGTTCTTTCCGATGGCACTGTTATTTCATGGCAAGGGATTTGGGATTTGGATGCAAAAGTCGAATTTGGTGAATACACCAAATTTTATTACTACGACAACAATCGGCCAAGTTATGTAGGTTTTTCAGATGTTGGGGGAGTCGATATATCCGGCAAAGCAGGAACACTCTTTTCTAATGAAGGAGCATACCTTTTTGTAAAAGATTATCAATCTACCGAACAACCATATGTGATGGTTAAGACATGGGGTTTTAAAGAAGCCGGCGGTAGTTATAGAAACCAAAAAATTTCAGCAAGAATAGAGAGGGTCGTCCCAGTTAACGCTGGTTTTGTTCTATATACCGACAATGGTGATATTTATATTCTTGAAGAGGAACTCCGCCTAAGATTGGTTGCTTCAGCACGTCCGTTTTGATTTTTTGAAACTTAAGTGAGATCTAGCACCCTAATACAAAAATAGTAACTATCCACCCGTGAGCTATTGACGTCGGTTTAGGCTAAAAATGCCGACGTCTGATAATCTATTTTACTAGATGATGTTCGACGATTTCACGCGGCTAGTTATAAGCAGAGGTCTGCTGAAGCTTCGCCGTCTTGATAATTGAGAACATTCGCTCACGGAACTAGTCTCCCAGGGTGAGATCGTGAACATTTTTTAGTCAAAACAACTACCGATTTGACGATCATATTTAGTTGTGATCTTATGTTCTCTTTTTAGGGAGTACACCATGCACATTGACCATTTCAAAGAACACTTTCATTCGCTTAACGACAAACGACAAGGCGCTAAGATTACGTATTGCCTTTTTGAAGTGTTGTTCGGGTCTCTCTGTGCGGTTATTGCAGGTGCCAAAGGTTGGTTTGATAGTATCCGCCCCATGAACCCACGGGGCGATATTGTTAGTGTTTGAAGTTCCAAGGCAGGAGTGCATCGATATCAGGTTCAGCTTTCGCTAATTCCTGCATGCACTTGACCATGTAGTCGTAAAGGATAAGGCCGTTGGCTTTCGCTGTCTCGACGATACTGTAAAGCATCGCGCTCGCTTCGGCTCCATTGGGATTGGTCGAGAAGAGCCAGTTCTTTCTCCCAATAACCAGCGGTTTATTGCGCGTTCAGCTCGGTTGTTGTCTATCGATAAGTGACCCTCATCGATATAGCGGGTGAGCTTCGGCCACTGACCGAGCGTGTATTTTATCGCTTTACCCAGCGGGCTAGACTCAAGCACTTTCTGAGTTGTCATCCATTCATAAAGCTCATCCAGTATCGGCTTAGCATGCTCTTGGCGCTCTGCTTTCCGTTTTTCGGCACTGGCACCTTTTAAGCGGGATTCTATTCCATAGAGTTTCTGGATTTTAGCCAATGCACTATCCGCTTTGCCTGACTTGCCTTTGCCTTGCAGCTTTTTCGCCTCCATGAACTTGCGCCGAGCATGCGCGAAGCAACCGACATTGGTGACGAGATGAAGCCCATCATAAACACCATAGCCATCGGTTTGCAGATACCCATCATAGTCGCCCAAGAAGGCAACGGGGCATGCCCTCGCGCGACTGTTTTGATAGTCGTACAAGACGATATTTTTCACATTGGGGAGTGCGGCATCGGGCGAGTCTGCGCCCGAGCAGTAGAGCCACATGTAGCATTGCTTGTCTTCCTTGAGGACATTGAGCGGCGTTTCATCCGCCTGAACCACCGCTACAGCTAATTCTAGCCAGTGCGTTACCGCTTTGCGGTCGGGCTTTTCGCTGCGCTCGTATCGCTAACCTGAGCCGCGATATCGAGCAAGCTCGATGCGCCTCTAGGTTCCAGATACACAATCCCTAACGCCTCCGCTACTGCGTAGCTGCGCCTCGTCGTCCCTCCTCGTTGCGTTTAACTGATTTCAACTAAGTTCGAGTAAGGGCTTGGTTTTTTATGCGCGAATTTTCCTTTCGACTCGCATCACATTACGGGCTCGCAAGCTGTTAACCGTCTCTCAACACAACCTGGTTTGCAAGGGAAGTAAACGCTGCATCCCTAAAGCAACAAGTTGCTAAGGGCTGCTAGCCCCTTGTCAAACCAGAACGATGTTAAGAGGCCGGACAGCTAAGCGGCTCCGAAAAGTGATACTCAAACAGAAAGGAAACTCCTCATGGCGCAACAAAACACAACCCCAACTCTCACTAACTTGAATTCAGCAACCAGCGTCTCGCCGCTGGACCGCGAAAGCTCACCTAAAAATGATATCTCTTGTGCTGTTTTTTTGAATGCTCGTCGCGCTATCAAACGAGCGCACGCTTTGCGCTTTGTCGTGAAGAAAGTACGCCTTGCCAAGGAGCGTTTGAGCCAAAAGAAAAAGCAAAAACGTATTGCTATCGCAGAACTCAAGCAATCAATGCTTTATCCGTGCATTCAAAAACTGATTGGTGAAAAGCGTTGTTTCACTTTTAAGGAAGTTGAGCAGTTATCTCTATCACTTCGCGAAAGTGGCCTTGATTGCTGGACTGTGGTGATGGTGGGGAGTGCGCTTTCTCATGGGGCGGTGGTGTTTGCTCACTATAAAAGTATCGCGCCAGCACTGGCATTTAGAACCACTGAAAACGGGTATCTATTTACGTCATTTCACTTCAATTATCTAGATAAAAAAGAGGCTTAATTATGAGCAATATGAATGCTGTCACTCAGTCTGTTTATTCCGCAAAAAACCAAGAACTTTTAGATGAACACAAGCAAAAATTTGCTCTTTCTTCCGATCTGTGGGCGGGCTTTCGTCAATGGGTTGAGGCTGGGCGAAAAGTGAAAAAGGGCGCTAAGGGCTGCGAAATATTTATGGTTTGCGAAAAGAAAGTGGAAAACGAAGGCAAGCAAGAGGGGGATGAAGACAAAAAACGGCAGGTTATTAAGTCTGTTTATGTGTTCAACAAAGATCACACCGAAGCGTTAGAGCAATCTAGTAAAGCGCATTAAAAAAAAGCCTTAGCTTGGTGCAACAAGCTAAGGCGGTACTCACTACCCAAATAAAGGTAATAGCTATGTACAGCACCAATGTAATCCAAAATAAAGAAGAACGCTACTTTCCAGCATCCATTGATTTTGATTTAGGCGAAATCGTCGTGAGTCAAGGCGTTATCAAGATGCTCGGGAATCTGCCAGTTGAACTATTGAAACCTTTCTTAGCTCGCCACAAAGGCGGTGATTGGGGGAATGTCTGTGTTCAAGATAAGCAGCAAAACGATCATGCGACACGTTACGGTGACCGCATTCTTTCTAGTTATAAATTCTGTGAGCAGTGTATTTGGATTATTACCGAAGCTGACCGCAGCGTAACCACTATTTTACTTCCTAGCGAATACTAACCAAGGAGCGGAGGGCGAAGCCCTCCGACAATGCATATGATCACTGTTAACTTCTGGAGCGAAAATGAACAAGCGTATTCTTGTGTTTGGGATGAGGGAGACAGAGTGATAAGCGGCTATCTAACGGAACTGCAACTAGAAGAGGAAAAAAGGTTAGGTGAAGATATTCAATGGGAGTGCAGCCCTTAACGCTCACGGTTAAACGGGCGGCGTTGCCGCCCTAAGTAGGTTGTATTGATACCCCTGAATCGATACAGGCGTATCTTGATGAAGCTGTAGCCTCTGGTGATGCAGCTTTCATCAGTCAATCTCTCGGTGTGATTGCTTGCGCTAAGGGGATGACAGAACTTGCGGAACAGACGGGATTATCCCGCGAAACGCCATATAGAACACTTAGTGCAAAGGGAAATCCTAAGCTTAAAGGATTTATGGCCATCATCATTTCTGCATTGGGCATCTCTTTGAAATTGAACGGCCATGCTTAAAAAGGAAGGCCGCTACCGCGACCTTTTTTATCGAATGAGCCGAGCAATCCCGTCCTTTAGGTCTTTAGGTCTTTAGGCCGGGGTGTTCGTTGTGCTAGCCAGTGCGTTACCGCTGCGCGGTCGGGCTTTTCGCTGCGCTCGTATCGCTAACCTGAGCCGCGATATCGAGCAAGCTCGATGCGTCTCTAGGTTCCAGATACACAATCCCTAACGCCTTCGCTACTGCGTAGCTGCGCCTCGTCGTCCCTCCTCGTTGCGTTTAACTGATTTCAACTAAGTTCGAGTAAGGGCTTGGTTTTTTATGCGCGAATTTTCCTTTCGACTCGCATCACATTACGGGCTCGCAAGCTGTTAAACCGTCTCTCAACACAACCTGGTTTGCAAGGGAAGTAAACGCTGCATCCCTAAAGCAACAAGTTGCTAAGGGCTGCTAGCCCCTTGTCAAACCAGAACGATGTTAAGAGGCCGGACAGCTAAGCGGCTCCGAAAAGTGATACTCAAACAGAAAGGAAACTCCTCATGGCGCAACAAAACACAACCCCAACTCTCACTAACTTGAATTCAGCAACCAGCGTCTCGCCGCTGGACCGCGAAAGCTCACCTAAAAATGATATCTCTTGTGCGGCTGATGGGATTAAGCAAAGTGAAAAGAATCTATTTCTAGCATCATTCAAGGCTGGCAAGCTTCGTAAAAATTCGAAGAAAGTCATTCAAAAGCTGCTTGATAGCTGTGACTCGTTGATCTTAAAAACGCAATCTATGGGGCTTGATGATTGTTGGAACGCAAACGAGCCTAAAGAGTATGACAAGGCCAAGTTTTGGGAGTGGTATGAGAACAACTATAGCGAAATGGTGATTTACTTAACTATTCGCGATGGCTTTCTGTCAAAGGTCGAGTTCTGCGATTGTATTTATCATTTTTCCGATGATCTTGTTATGTACTTTTCCATTGATCAAGAGAAGCCAGCAAAGCCAAGATTTTCATTTGCACAAGTTTGTGAGGCGCTTGGGCAAGGGTATATCTCACCCCTAAATCATGATGGTAAATATCCGTCACCCGATCCAGATAAAGATAACAGTGATGAATCTAGGCGCGTTGTAAGTCTTGGTGATTATCAAGCACGCGTTGAATCTAAAAAAGAACGATTTAGTGAATTATCTAATAAGGCTCATACTGAATCTGTGATTTTTTATCAAGCGTCGAAAGAGAGAGCGAGTTTGATACCATTCGGTCAACCAATTTTAGTTGGCCATCATTC
This Vibrio navarrensis DNA region includes the following protein-coding sequences:
- a CDS encoding AbrB/MazE/SpoVT family DNA-binding domain-containing protein, with translation MRTQVRKIGNSLGNIIPAAFIKQLGLVEGSDIEVKADGKKITIEPIKRPKKRFPFSEKELLNGLDAHTAHADELAVVSGKELGE
- a CDS encoding type II toxin-antitoxin system PemK/MazF family toxin, producing the protein MAQYIPKRNDIIWLDFEPVKGKEIGKYRPALVLSSKEYNQQTGLLICCPISTSIRGQATEVPVNNLDKPSVVAASLIQTLSWKDRKAKKIVTAENGVMEDVLLRIIPLIGAEALFEE
- a CDS encoding class I SAM-dependent methyltransferase; the protein is MNKKSTFSGQAVYSKKVLSIYDIWVLGVSNSYFWKCPTRFISEQFSMFVSSNHLDVGVGSGYYLKNFLPQSTRRIALLDLNQNSLDATSKAINHLQPEVYCGDVLEPIEVNIDKFDSISINYLLHCLPGNISDKSIMFKNLKNHLNDSGLLFGSTILGKGIKLNFFAKKLMSVYNKKGIFCNSNDDLDSLISSLNEHFTDVKVDVIGCVALFSGKKI
- a CDS encoding ArdC family protein — encoded protein: MSNMNAVTQSVYSAKNQELLDEHKQKFALSSDLWAGFRQWVEAGRKVKKGAKGCEIFMVCEKKVENEGKQEGDEDKKRQVIKSVYVFNKDHTEALEQSSKAH
- a CDS encoding type I restriction endonuclease subunit M, whose product is MYSTNVIQNKEERYFPASIDFDLGEIVVSQGVIKMLGNLPVELLKPFLARHKGGDWGNVCVQDKQQNDHATRYGDRILSSYKFCEQCIWIITEADRSVTTILLPSEY
- a CDS encoding addiction module antidote protein; translated protein: MQAYLDEAVASGDAAFISQSLGVIACAKGMTELAEQTGLSRETPYRTLSAKGNPKLKGFMAIIISALGISLKLNGHA
- a CDS encoding DUF3560 domain-containing protein — encoded protein: MAQQNTTPTLTNLNSATSVSPLDRESSPKNDISCAADGIKQSEKNLFLASFKAGKLRKNSKKVIQKLLDSCDSLILKTQSMGLDDCWNANEPKEYDKAKFWEWYENNYSEMVIYLTIRDGFLSKVEFCDCIYHFSDDLVMYFSIDQEKPAKPRFSFAQVCEALGQGYISPLNHDGKYPSPDPDKDNSDESRRVVSLGDYQARVESKKERFSELSNKAHTESVIFYQASKERASLIPFGQPILVGHHSEKRARKDAERIWRDMGKSVHAQEKSDHYENKANNVGSAGIASDDPEAVSKLKAKLISLQNSQEAMKSINKVIRSHNLTEDDKIEFMIQTHKFSESQAKSVLFPKTGSAGFPDYALKNNNANIRMIKQRIEELERLHSQKPFDQNGEVDGSSYVLYEEDGRIKFRFDEIPSDSVRNILKSNGFKWSRFSGAWVRKTTANAVSSTQYILKMFTTL